agaatgacaaatacccgaaatcaaaccccagaatgaaccatttcccagaaaaaaaaatccccagaatgcaccatttaccagattttttttcccagaatggaccatttcccagaatttttttccccagaatggaacatttcccagaatggcacaaattccagattttttcctcttctatttttatttattttttctaatgaattcttgataatttcatatgattcgaaattcattttttcaaaatgattttttttatatgaaactacatctttgaaattttccaactaaacttattttagaaccaatattgtgctttgtttatggtactttaattgattcaatgcttaccatggtcctttaaaaaaccgttttggtatccgactcctcacgctgagcgttcgaacttgaaattttctgggaaatggttcttctggcgaaaaaatttctggtaaatggttcattctggtgaaaaaaattctgggaaatggtacattctggcgaagatttttctggggaatggttcgtctggggaatggttctttctggcgattgaaattctggggatttttcattctgggcaatggttttcgggtaaatggagtgcaacccaacgggccactttttatttgaaattctttcggcgggccgcactgaaataaaatttgggtaaTAATAGTTTTCAGAGCTTTATTTAAAAGCACACATGGAAAAGGATAATTTAAACGAATTCATGAACtcgcataacttttttttaaattaagggtGAACAAACCAGCCGAAATTAAATACGTTCATCACTCAATCTTgctcattttcaataatttaattgtttttattgattttaaattataattgaatgttattttttacaaaaaatcttttgctgattttgatttgaaccaTTTTCTGAGATAATCCCTATTTTGTTCGAACCGATGCAgtggtatttttttcatcacttccaTTTTAAAGTTTCATGTAGCTTAACTATGGCATTTTTTTCtgtgcccattttcgaaaagttttttcacaatttatttaaattttgtcgagaagccaaaatttttttttctataaacggtgtttttttttattttaagttccatATGGAAtaattgcattgagatgttgagcgaggtttcaaaatcatgaaaaattaataatttcacagatttttaaccATATTTGTCGAAGTAAtagtttacatttttaattctggaaaattttcagagatttcatgaattttttcattttaatttagtttCCTCTTTGATAAGCTTTCTATGATTGTATTATGAATATCTCATGACTTTAGTAATGtggattgctaattttgaagtaaaatctctcaatttcattattaaacctcggactctactggccgagcaatctaacgggttttacctgccggtgggaaggaccaaatattaaacctcggactctactggccgagcaatctaacgggttttacctgccggtgggaaggaccaaatattaaacctcggactctactggccgagcaatctaacgggttttacctgccggtgggaaggaccaaatattaaacctcggactctactggccgagcaatctaacgggttttacctgccggtgggaaggaccaaatattaaacctcggactctactggccgagcaatctaacgggttttacctgccggtgggaaggaccaaatattaaacctcggactctactggccgagcaatctaacgggttttacctgccggtgggaaggaccaaatattaaacctcggactctactggccgagcaatctaacgggttttacctgccggtgggaaggaccaaatattaaacctcggactctactggccgagcaatctaacgggttttacctgccggtgggaaggaccaaatattaaacctcggactctactggccgagcaatctaacgggtCCGGAGGTTTCCGCTGGGGTAAGTTTAAATTTCGGACcgtgattggaaaagcactattTTACAAAAGAACTCCTTGATTTATTCGAACGAGCAAAAACCACGTGTGAATTTTCTTCTATCTGACGTACAAGagtgaaaaaatttattcaaaaatgtcaatgcctGCTATGATCCCATCTCGTTGTCGGCAACATCCTCCGGGGCACCAGACGCTCTGGGTTGTAATACGATTATTTTTGTAACTGGTCTTACGTATGATGAAAACGCAGTTCGTACTGATACTGTTCGGACATTACCGTCGGTTCCTCTCATTACCTTATCGATGATACCTTTAGGCCAGCACCCGCGGTGCATGTTTTCGTCGACAATCATTACAAGATCACCTACAGCGTATTCGTGCCGATTACGGTTGTCTTGCCACTTGTGACGTTTCAGCAACTCAGGTCGGTACGAAGACACCCACTTGCGCCAGAACCTGTCAGCGTATATTTGAGCATGTTTGTACGCAGCTCGACAATTTAGGTCCCGTTCGTCGAAATCATGATCGTATTGCATATGATTGTTTCTACCAAGTAATATCATATTAGGTGTGATCGGTTCAGGATCTTGCGGATCTTCAGGAACATGTGTCAACGGCCTATTGTTAACAACGTTCATAACTTCACAAAGAGCTGTACGCAACACCAGGTCCGAGGGATGCCTATCCTTCAACATGGATCGAAGCGCTGTTTTTACAGATCGGACAAGTCGCTCCCAACATCCACCAAAATGCGGCGCTCCGGGTGGGATGAACGCCCATTGTACTCCTCTCACACTCAGCGTATCCGCAATCTGTTGCAGATCCAACTCCTGCAGCAGCTTTTTCGTCTCACGGTCCGCTCCTACAAAGTTCGTTCCATTATCGGTTAGGATTTTTTGAGGAATTCCTCGAATCGACATGAAACATCTTATAGCTATCAAACAACTACTTGTATCCAACGAAGGTACCACTTCCAGATGTAAAGCTCGACTCGAGAGGCAGGTGAAAAGTGCGACCCAGCGCTTTTCTGTACGTCGCCCAACTTTCACAGTCAGTGGCCCAAAATAGTCGATGCCTGTATACGTAAACGGGAAAACGAAAGGTGTTGTCCGCTCAGGAGGAAGGTTACCCATTTGTGGTATTTTAGGGTTCGCCCGAATCTCGCAGCATCTCAAACATGTACGGGCGAATTTTTTAACTTGAGATCTAACTTTGAGAATTCTGTGTCGTTGATTCAAGTTGTTAATAATCGTCTCAGTGCCTTGGTGCCCGTTCGAAATATGATACATCTTTATTAACAGGTTcgtaaaatgatgattttccggaagaatAACAGGATTATTCACTTCGAAAGGCTGGCTGCTATCTTGAACTCGACCTCGCATTCTGATAATGCCCTCATGGAGAAAAGGTGAGTATGCGAATAAACGGCTAGTTCGTTTGACGAAATCCTGCTTTTTGAGAAGAACCAGCTCTTCACCGAACGCTTCAGCTTGAACTTTCTGATACAACATCATTCTTGCTTGGTTGATATCATTCACGTCGATTGAAAATCTTTCAGGTTTTTCTGACTTGGGTAGCGCtaaaattttaagcattttcaaGTAATATGCTGTACTTCTCGTTAGGCGATTAAAATCTGAGAAGCGTGTTATATCAGGAAGATCAAAACATCTTTGGGTGGATATTTGTAAACAAATTAGCAAATTATCCTCTACTTCTATATCAGCATTGAAATTAATTGCTTCTTCGTTAGTCAGTGTTAAGGTTTCTTGTTTTGGCCAGTGTTCCTGATCAAAACGCAAGAATTCCGGACCGTTCAGCCAAATATTCATATTGCAGAACATCGAATTCTTGGTGCCAAAATCAGCAACGTTCAAGTTTGATGGAATCCATTTCCATAAATCGGAATTGTGCCCGTTCTCTTTTATCTTAGTGACTCGGGATCCTACGTATGCAGTTAACTTCTGTGTCGAGTTCAACCATCCTAAACAAATTCTAGAATCTGTCCAAAAATGAACTGatgttatttctatttttagctCATCCTGAATAGTCTTCACCATCTGACTACCGGTTACACAGCTTTGAAGTTCAAGACGGGGAACAGTTTGAGCCTTCAGAGGAGCTACTTTTGATTTGGCGATGATTAAAGCTACGTGAGAAACGTTCCGGATTCTATGTACCATATATACAACACAAGCAAAAGCTTTGTCACTTGCATCACAAAATGCATGCAGCTCAACTGCACCAACAGATGACAGTCGTGGAAAATAATGTCTTGGAATTCTCACCTCGCCTATCTGACCTATTTGCTCTAGCCATCCATTCCAATTTGTCATAAGACCATCTGGAATATCATCGTCCCAATCGATTTGCAGGCGCCATAAATCTTGGAAAAGGATCTTCAGATGAATGGTTATCGGACCAAGGACACCTAGAGGATCGAAAATACTCATCATGAACTTGAGCAGCTGTCGTTTAGTGATGACTTTTGAGGTTGGCAAGTTCGAGAACTTTAACGGGAACATAAATTCATCACTTCGGAGGTCCCACTTCAGACCGAGCACTCGACACTCTTTCTCATCAGCTTTCAAAGAGGAATCAATGGACTTCATAACAGCTTTGGAGTTGGAAACGAATTTCACGAGTTTAAAACCACCTTGTCGATGTGCCTCGATAACGTTGTTTATCAATTGGATGGCCTCACCTTCAGTATCGCGACAATCAAAATAGTCGTCCACATAATGCTGACACAAAGCCGCCTCACGCACTCCTGGTAGTGCTTCATCAAGTCtatttgcattaaaatttttaatgtactGCGCTATACAAGGCGAAGATACAGCACCGAAAATCATCGCTTGCATGACGTACACATCAGGGGCCTTCTTGCGTTCCATTCCTCGCCAAAAGAACCTTTGCGAGTTCTGATCCTCAGGTCGAAAGCGCACCTGATGAAACATTTCCTGAATATCAGCCATAAACGCAATCTTGTTTCTTCTGCCACGCATCAGGACCGCAATAAGTGGAGGAACCAAATCAGGGCCTTTAAGAAGCAAGTCATTTAAAGAGAAACCGTTTGACTTTGCTTTTGCATCCATGACTAATCGAAACTTTTTAGCACTGCAAACGCTAAAGTGTGGCAAATACCAGGTGTTAGGTGTTTCGAGCAATTCAGGACCGGTCAGTTTACGCGCGTAGCCTTTTTGCAGATAGTCTTCGATTTTGTTGCAATATTGATCTGCAAATTCGGGATCTGCATCCATCTTTTTTTCCATCACTTTCAAACGACGCAACGCCTGTGGTTTGCTGTCAGGAAACGTGAAGTGATTGAACTTGTACAGCTGACCTACCTCATAACGATCGCCGATGCACTTGATGGTACGGTTCATAATATCTACTGCTCTCGTATCTTCTTCAGCCATTTTAGGGGACTGAGTTGTCATCCCAAAATTATCAACAGCGTACatagtttttattaaatcagtCAACTCCATGTCTTCAATCGAACATAGTAAAACATGAGGAATCTCAATGCATTCTGCAACAGGTTGAATTTCTCCATGGACAGTCCAACCCAAATGACATCGAGTGAGCTGTAATCCTCGAATCAAATACTGGATGGTTTTCAGAGGAACAATTAAACCAGCATTATTCGAACCGATCAGCATACGAGGTGTAGCATTTTCGATTACCTTCAGCTTTTCTTCGTCTAACAGAGGATACAAATGACGAATCTGAGCTAAGTCGAAATTCATTTGCGAAAGTTTCATGTTCTTGATCGTCCTAACGTTATTCATCTTGTGCCAGACTGCCTGATCAGAAGGTCCAGATATTTGCAGAGAAATGATCATCGATGTGTCGTCCGTATGCGTGATTCCGTTGGTCCAACGGTACGAAATTGGAGAAACTGTACCCTGCAAATCCATTTCCTTCGCAATCGATGAATCTAACATGGTCAGTGATGATCCTTCGTCGAAAAGTGCAAAAACTTCTTCAGTTTTAGTTTTACTACGGATGCGCACCTTTCCTACTCGAAGTATTGTGTTACAACCCACAATCGTATTGCATGTTCCACCTACAGTTAGGACAGGTTGCTTCGAATCGTTACCAGGATGAACGAGCTGATGATGGTTGTTCTTGCATATCGAGCAGGTTTTGTTCGATTTACAATTCCGTCGCGAATGATCCACTTCAAGGCATAGATAGCACGCTTTACATCCTCTTACTGTCGATCTACGCTGCTCAAtagacattttcaaaaacttctcaCATTGCTTCAAACCAGGGTGTTCTTCAGATGAGCATAGAGGACATTGAGATCGGCTATCAGTTGCAGTGTTGCTGACCTGGAACACAGGTGGTCTTACTCTTTGGACGGGTGCCTGACGACGACTAAGGAAGGTAGGATTGACACTGGCTAGTTGGTTGTCCAACTCATCCTCCAACCAACCGGAAAAAATGTCGAAAGTTATCATCTTATTTTCTCTCGTCAAACTGGCCTTGTGACGAATCCACATCTGCTTGCTAAATGTTGGCAGCTTGTCTGCTAGATGAGCAATTAATTCGGGATTCATCAAATACATTTCAGCGTTAACATTTTTCAGAGCCACAGCAGTACCAGTAACAGCGTTGAAAAACGTCCtaaatgattcaatatttcCCTCTCTAACTGTTTCCAGGTTTCTAAGCATGTCCAGCCTATTCGACACAATCCATTCTGTACGTCCAAAATTCGTTTTCAACAGTTTCATAATCTGGTTCACATTTTCAGCGGAGGTAAGGAGAGCCTCAACGCACTGTCTGGCCTTGCCGTGAAGCGCTTTATTCAGCCTTCTCAGGTTGTCTTGACTAGATAAGGCAAATTCAACAGTAGAAATATTGAATTCGTTCTCGAAAATGGGCCATTCCATCAAGTTTCCGTTGAACTGAGGCAAATCTCTCACAGCACGATACTGCAACGCTTTCAGTGCTTGCGTAACAACTTCGGTTTGTCCAGAGCCGCGGTCAACGGGGGGATCAAAACGAGGTGGTGGGTTAGGTTGTTCATGACCGTCAGGAATGTCTTCAACCCAACTCCGGACACGACGATCAGGGCTACTATGAATGGAACTTCTCGAAACAGATTTCAGTTCGTTAATCTGAATCTCCCTTTCAATGCGCCTACGTTGAAACTCAGACTTTTTCTTTTCTAGTTGCATCTCTAAATCTTTCTGTATCTTTAGCTCCTCTAGTTTTTGTTGAGCTCTAATCTGATCTACTCTTAGAGATGCTTCTAACTCTTCCTTTTCTAATTGGTTTTCCAATTCTAGTGCTCTAATCTGACTAACAGTTTCACTAACGACTGACTTTCTGCTACTTATCGATCGTCTACTCCTACAGCTCATATTTCCGGTTTTGCTTCTAGCATTATCACCCGACTCGGAGTGCACTCTTGCATGTGCTGCGCCCACTTCAGACGGCCCAGGAATGGCAGCATCATGTGATAACGCAGGAACTTCCTTCACCGGAGTACGATACATTGTACTTGCTTGTGGAAGTTTGTAAACGAAATCGTCGAACTTCTTCGGGACTTTACCTGCCGTTGATCTTTCTGTTCGGCGCAGGTTATGTTCCATATAAACTGGTGTTGAGtttcgaaggaccaaatattaaacctcggactctactggccgagcaatctaacgggttttacctgccggtgggaaggaccaaatattaaacctcggactctactggccgagcaatctaacgggttttacctgccggtgggaaggaccaaatattaaacctcggactctactggccgagcaatctaacgggttttacctgccggtgggaaggaccaaatattaaacctcggactctactggccgagcaatctaacgggttttacctgccggtgggaaggaccaaatattaaacctcggactctactggccgagcaatctaacgggttttacctgccggtgggaaggaccaaatattaaacctcggactctactggccgagcaatctaacgggttttacctgccggtgggaaggaccaaatattaaacctcggactctactggccgagcaatctaacgggtCCGGAGGTTTCCGCTGGGGTAAGTTTAAATTTCGGACcgtgattggaaaagcactattTTACAAAAGAACTCCTTGATTTATTCGAACGAGCAAAAACCACGTGTGAATTTTCTTCTATCTGACGTACAAGagtgaaaaaatttattcaaaaatgtcaatgcctGCTATGATCCCATCTCGTTGTCGGCAACATTCATCAATTTTTAGcatgattttcctatgaaatttcagaaaataacaTTATACATAACACAAGACAACAAAATTACcatttttccaaggtgcaaggaatctcagaGCTGATTTTGACGCTGTATCCtaatattcaattagtttttttttatggaagctcaagttttcgagataactttaaaaaataggtCAAATAATAGTTATTCAATTTGCCTACTTTTTTGACAACAATGTAAATACACATACTTATGACTCAACgatcaactttcccaaagacagtgggttattttgaattctgagagaaaagttatggaagtttttttgttatttttatccaaACCTACAAAAAACGgcaatttcgacaaaatttaagagggaaattaaactaaattagatttttgatatttttaaacccGAAGATCAAATCATTTCGCAATCTTCAACAAAGCTGTTAAATGAGTTAAATTGTTTTATCCATGTTGTGATATTAAAAAGATGTAATACTGTTTTATATCGGAAACTGAtaacattatcatcatcattatatTCTCGTCAAGTCTTATAATCAGGTAAGGTTACAGTAGTGATTGATATGTCGGATAATCCATCCGTTATATTGGCAACACTTCTCTTATGATTTCCTAACTGGTCAGCTGGCATCTATTCCAGTGAACATTACAAATTCACTCTTCGTCGattcttaagcctagtccacacaaggcaacttggactgcgatctcggttgctgagactagtttatgtttacatttgaaTCTCGTCTCCAAGacgtaaacataaacaagtctcagcaaccgaaattgCAGTCCAAGTTGCCTACCCAaataacacagatcaagctaactagcatttggttgttttattatggtttttttttttgtgcagctcgttttatgacggtttaattatggtcatgcaaaatgattatattcttgaatcgactatctgttttcagatggttttgaaaacgctcataaatctttcataaaacatactgttttagttatttagaaagagttaggaatgctatgtttaaactataataaaatacAAACTTAGAAGtatgctccaagctttcttttgcatgtagcactcagtgcctgattattgaactaccataaaacttagtgatagttctcgatcaagatgtcaaaacaggacacgctcagattagatagcacatatttgaattggaattcccatttttacacatttttgataagttctgtgtgttgattttgggttaaaataaaaaaaaatataaaaatcgatgaaaacttcgaatgagcggaagtggaatgaataactctacaatatgaatattgagtgaaagggttctaataggagtaaaaaaaattgttgcttgacgctaTCATTAATACAAGATGGCTGCTTCCGCTTTTATATTCTGTAAAtactgtaaattactgaaaatatcatgaaaccttctcAATATTGTTTtcaggtgaaagtaataaacgaggagaaattgaatttcgttgttcGTCGCTattttaaattccaagatggcggctaccactcaacttgaaaatactgttaatgactgaaaatcgcctcaaacccttacaatatgggtattagttgaaagagatGAACCAGTAAAATTCGAATTTCGTTATTTGACGCCATCCAAGTTCAAGATGAcggtttccgctgaactttaaaaaactgtaaatgacttaaaattgtatgaaacccCAAAAATACAAGTAGtagtcgattttctcttttcgctttactctgaaatgctgtaagtgactgaaaatcgcataaaacaacTACAATACAGACTCcgattgtttttggcaacattagattttggcaacatccgattttggcacatgtgcctatatcgaaaaaataacagaaacaacattaccttatagttttcgctagaataggaccaatacaatttagacataatacATGATGGACATAATATaatgacataaatagcaaatatggcaacattaccttatagttttcgctagaataggaccaatacaatttagacataaagCATGATGGACAtaataaaatgacataaatagcaaatatggcaaaaacgCACAAACTATCAACAAAACatgaaaagtgctaaatgcatcaaaaacatgataaaaaatgtagtaCCAAGTAAAACcaaagtttggaaaaaatcgttcgatttcgACAACAGTTCCAAGCGGTTTTTAGTGATTAATAGCATTCAAAAGTTTagtgaaagccgccatcttggatttcgaggtgcacctgatagcgaaatttgacttcttctaggttagtcctttagccaatacccataatgtgggggtttcattcgatttttagttttttacagcattgttcagcgaaagtcgccatctttgatttcaagatggcgtctgatagagaAATTCCACTTAAACTGATTAAGCCATTTTACCCAATGATATATTGTGAGAATATCAAGCGACTTTCagttatttcaatcattttaatgttcagtggaagccgcaatcttggatttcaagatgacgcctgaaagcgaaatttatattcaattgaTATATTGATCCtattcaacttatacccatattgtgggagctttatgcgattttcattgattaacagcattttaaagttcagtggaagccgccatcttggatttcaagttgacgtccgatagcgaaattcgacttcttctagtttagccctttcacccaatacccccgtatagtggtggtttaatgcgactttttgtcatttacagcattaaaagttgagcggatgcagccatcttggatttcaagatggcatctgatagcgaaattcgatttctactcgtttagccctttcaccccataccaatattgttggagtttcatgcgattttaagtcatttacaacattttaaaattcagcggAAGCTgacatcttggatttcaagatagcgtcagacaacgaaatttgacttcaactcatgatttattccacgggtcattcacaaccaatcccttttcattcgaAATGTCTGTCCttatttactgtactaatgattaacaactcagaaatgaggaactcatcctaagcgtctaattggttggcttgcgagagaaacgtccaatcgtagctttttttggggtcatcattaaaccataataaaacaaaagCCATTTTTTTGACCATAAACAggctattaagcattgaattgactaacgccatgttggttacaaaatcgaagggcacaaaatgacaccatgttgatggattcacaatgcaagcatttgaaaatatttttttctggcctattttccatcaattccaccATGactgaccatcagatttgacgaggcgcatttattttatactattttatactatttcatacaccgttt
This sequence is a window from Uranotaenia lowii strain MFRU-FL chromosome 3, ASM2978415v1, whole genome shotgun sequence. Protein-coding genes within it:
- the LOC129752795 gene encoding uncharacterized protein LOC129752795 — its product is MYRTPVKEVPALSHDAAIPGPSEVGAAHARVHSESGDNARSKTGNMSCRSRRSISSRKSVVSETVSQIRALELENQLEKEELEASLRVDQIRAQQKLEELKIQKDLEMQLEKKKSEFQRRRIEREIQINELKSVSRSSIHSSPDRRVRSWVEDIPDGHEQPNPPPRFDPPVDRGSGQTEVVTQALKALQYRAVRDLPQFNGNLMEWPIFENEFNISTVEFALSSQDNLRRLNKALHGKARQCVEALLTSAENVNQIMKLLKTNFGRTEWIVSNRLDMLRNLETVREGNIESFRTFFNAVTGTAVALKNVNAEMYLMNPELIAHLADKLPTFSKQMWIRHKASLTRENKMITFDIFSGWLEDELDNQLASVNPTFLSRRQAPVQRVRPPVFQVSNTATDSRSQCPLCSSEEHPGLKQCEKFLKMSIEQRRSTVRGCKACYLCLEVDHSRRNCKSNKTCSICKNNHHQLVHPGNDSKQPVLTVGGTCNTIVGCNTILRVGKVRIRSKTKTEEVFALFDEGSSLTMLDSSIAKEMDLQGTVSPISYRWTNGITHTDDTSMIISLQISGPSDQAVWHKMNNVRTIKNMKLSQMNFDLAQIRHLYPLLDEEKLKVIENATPRMLIGSNNAGLIVPLKTIQYLIRGLQLTRCHLGWTVHGEIQPVAECIEIPHVLLCSIEDMELTDLIKTMYAVDNFGMTTQSPKMAEEDTRAVDIMNRTIKCIGDRYEVGQLYKFNHFTFPDSKPQALRRLKVMEKKMDADPEFADQYCNKIEDYLQKGYARKLTGPELLETPNTWYLPHFSVCSAKKFRLVMDAKAKSNGFSLNDLLLKGPDLVPPLIAVLMRGRRNKIAFMADIQEMFHQVRFRPEDQNSQRFFWRGMERKKAPDVYVMQAMIFGAVSSPCIAQYIKNFNANRLDEALPGVREAALCQHYVDDYFDCRDTEGEAIQLINNVIEAHRQGGFKLVKFVSNSKAVMKSIDSSLKADEKECRVLGLKWDLRSDEFMFPLKFSNLPTSKVITKRQLLKFMMSIFDPLGVLGPITIHLKILFQDLWRLQIDWDDDIPDGLMTNWNGWLEQIGIDYFGPLTVKVGRRTEKRWVALFTCLSSRALHLEVVPSLDTSSCLIAIRCFMSIRGIPQKILTDNGTNFVGADRETKKLLQELDLQQIADTLSVRGVQWAFIPPGAPHFGGCWERLVRSVKTALRSMLKDRHPSDLVLRTALCEVMNVVNNRPLTHVPEDPQDPEPITPNMILLGRNNHMQYDHDFDERDLNCRAAYKHAQIYADRFWRKWVSSYRPELLKRHKWQDNRNRHEYAVGDLVMIVDENMHRGCWPKGIIDKVMRGTDGNVRTVSVRTAFSSYVRPVTKIIVLQPRASGAPEDVADNEMGS